The following are from one region of the Candidatus Zixiibacteriota bacterium genome:
- a CDS encoding 2-oxoacid:ferredoxin oxidoreductase subunit beta produces the protein MTTPLELKTRSKIQWCPGCGNFGILTAVKAAISEAGLGRHNTCIVSGIGCSGKTPQYVNVYSFEGIHGRVLPVATGIKLSNHKLTVIGHSGDGDGYGIGMCHFMHALRRNIDMTYIVHDNQIYGLTKGQYSPTSDKGFSTKSAPEGAIEEPVKPLELAIAGGATFVSRGFVGELDHLKKLIVQAIKHRGFALVDILQPCVSFNYKNTYKWYKKRVYKLEDSKDYNPENKMQALEKAFEWGDKIPIGVLYKETRNLYEDYLPQIKNIPLAEQKIENIDITAMMREFI, from the coding sequence TCCAGTGGTGTCCAGGATGCGGGAATTTCGGGATATTGACAGCGGTCAAAGCCGCTATTTCGGAGGCAGGTTTGGGAAGGCACAACACCTGCATTGTTTCAGGGATCGGCTGTTCTGGCAAAACGCCCCAGTACGTCAATGTATATAGTTTCGAGGGGATTCACGGTAGGGTACTGCCTGTGGCAACCGGGATAAAACTTTCCAATCATAAACTGACTGTTATCGGACACAGCGGGGATGGGGATGGGTACGGCATCGGGATGTGCCATTTTATGCACGCCTTAAGAAGAAATATCGATATGACCTATATCGTGCACGATAACCAGATCTACGGATTGACCAAAGGGCAGTATTCCCCAACTTCCGACAAAGGTTTCTCCACCAAATCTGCGCCGGAGGGTGCAATCGAGGAACCGGTCAAACCTCTGGAGCTTGCCATTGCAGGAGGTGCAACTTTTGTCTCGCGTGGATTCGTAGGCGAGCTGGACCATCTGAAAAAGCTTATAGTTCAGGCCATAAAACATCGTGGGTTTGCATTAGTTGACATCCTTCAGCCTTGCGTGAGTTTCAATTACAAAAATACCTATAAATGGTATAAGAAAAGAGTTTACAAGTTAGAAGACTCAAAAGATTACAACCCTGAAAACAAAATGCAAGCTTTAGAAAAAGCTTTTGAATGGGGTGATAAAATACCTATAGGAGTCCTTTATAAAGAGACCAGGAATCTTTACGAGGATTACCTGCCTCAGATAAAGAATATTCCTTTGGCGGAACAGAAGATCGAGAATATAGATATAACCGCAATGATGAGGGAGTTTATTTGA